The following proteins are encoded in a genomic region of Bosea beijingensis:
- a CDS encoding Lrp/AsnC family transcriptional regulator: MDAFDLRILARLQEDASLPLAELAEAVGLSSSPCWRRVQKLEEGGYIKRRVALLDRDKLKAGVTVFIAVRTARHSMEWLERFHTAVQDLPEIVDFYRMSGEIDYLLKACVSDIAAYDTLYKKLISRIDLSDVTSMFAMEELKSTSAIPLGFAEER, translated from the coding sequence CTGGATGCTTTCGATCTGCGCATCCTGGCGCGCCTGCAGGAGGATGCCAGCCTGCCGCTCGCCGAACTTGCCGAGGCGGTGGGGCTGTCGTCCTCGCCCTGCTGGCGGCGGGTGCAGAAGCTGGAGGAGGGCGGCTACATCAAGCGCCGCGTCGCCCTGCTCGACCGCGACAAGCTCAAGGCCGGGGTCACGGTCTTCATCGCGGTGAGAACCGCGCGGCATTCGATGGAATGGCTGGAGCGCTTCCATACGGCGGTGCAGGACCTGCCGGAGATCGTCGATTTCTACCGGATGAGCGGCGAGATCGACTATCTGCTCAAGGCCTGCGTCTCGGACATTGCCGCCTATGACACGCTCTACAAGAAGCTGATCTCGCGCATCGACCTCAGCGACGTGACCTCGATGTTCGCGATGGAGGAGCTGAAATCGACCTCGGCAATCCCGCTGGGATTCGCGGAGGAACGTTAG
- a CDS encoding cysteine dioxygenase: MQGFLSEERRGAVLRNLRTDAGTLTRDYLSAAREVLQELVAMPDLIQRLPLERKAGCYSRNLLAGDENVSVWAIVWGAGSATSIHDHHCSCCFGVVSGTVTETWYRAIDANRAVQTEEQERQPGYVACMLPSGPNIHRMRNSGPGEAISIHIYGFDHEVHASSIETEYTAVSG, encoded by the coding sequence ATGCAGGGTTTTCTCAGCGAGGAGCGGCGCGGGGCCGTGTTGCGCAATCTGCGGACCGATGCGGGTACGCTGACGCGCGACTACCTGAGCGCCGCCCGCGAAGTGCTGCAGGAGCTCGTCGCCATGCCCGACCTGATCCAGCGCCTGCCGCTGGAGCGCAAGGCCGGCTGCTACAGCCGCAACCTCCTCGCCGGCGACGAGAATGTCAGCGTCTGGGCGATCGTCTGGGGCGCGGGCTCGGCGACCTCGATCCACGACCATCATTGTTCCTGCTGCTTCGGCGTCGTCTCGGGCACGGTCACCGAGACCTGGTATCGCGCGATCGACGCCAATCGCGCCGTGCAGACCGAGGAGCAGGAGCGCCAGCCGGGCTATGTCGCCTGCATGCTGCCTTCGGGCCCGAATATCCACCGCATGCGCAATTCCGGACCGGGCGAGGCGATCTCGATCCATATTTACGGCTTCGACCACGAGGTCCACGCCTCCTCGATCGAGACCGAGTACACCGCCGTCAGCGGCTGA
- a CDS encoding glycoside hydrolase family 19 protein, protein MSMRAIGTWVGLDRAAEPGLTVTRERLLRLAPSANATIVTGIAGRFDDLADDHDVTTRLRLCHFLAQAAHETDGFRTLEEYGGPAYFIRYEGRRDLGNTQAGDGIRYHGRGIFQLTGRANYRRFGQLLGIDLEAEPERAKEPETSLRVAFAYWAERAINTAADADDGERVTKLINGGSNGLAERARFLAKAKGIWL, encoded by the coding sequence ATGTCGATGCGCGCCATCGGAACCTGGGTCGGTCTCGACAGAGCGGCCGAGCCGGGTTTGACCGTCACCCGCGAGCGCCTGCTGCGCCTCGCGCCTTCCGCCAATGCGACGATCGTCACAGGCATTGCCGGGCGCTTCGATGATCTGGCGGATGATCACGACGTCACCACCCGGCTGCGCCTCTGCCATTTCCTGGCACAGGCGGCGCACGAGACCGACGGCTTCCGCACGCTCGAAGAATATGGCGGCCCCGCCTATTTCATCCGCTACGAAGGCCGGCGCGATCTCGGCAACACGCAGGCCGGCGACGGCATCCGCTATCACGGCCGTGGCATCTTCCAACTCACCGGCCGGGCCAATTACCGCCGCTTCGGTCAGTTGCTCGGCATCGACCTGGAGGCCGAGCCCGAGCGGGCGAAGGAGCCGGAGACCTCACTGCGCGTCGCCTTCGCCTACTGGGCCGAGCGTGCCATCAACACCGCCGCCGACGCTGACGATGGCGAGCGCGTGACGAAGCTCATCAATGGCGGCAGCAACGGTCTGGCGGAGCGCGCTCGCTTTCTCGCGAAGGCGAAGGGGATCTGGCTTTGA
- a CDS encoding TspO/MBR family protein, translating to MTTLPQTSTDHRPPLWAALAIAILPVVAASVAGSATTVPQIPTWYAGLVKPPFNPPNWIFAPVWTALYALMALAAFRILRLPVGTPGRRRALLVYHLQLLFNIGWSFAFFGANSPLAGIAVILPLLVLIAATIAAFRPLDRLASNLLWPYLAWVAFATLLNASIWWLNR from the coding sequence ATGACGACGCTGCCTCAGACCTCGACCGATCATCGTCCGCCGCTCTGGGCGGCGCTTGCGATTGCGATCCTTCCGGTCGTGGCCGCCTCGGTCGCCGGCAGCGCAACGACCGTGCCGCAAATCCCGACCTGGTATGCCGGGCTGGTCAAACCGCCGTTCAACCCGCCGAACTGGATTTTCGCGCCGGTCTGGACCGCGCTCTATGCGCTGATGGCGCTGGCCGCATTCCGCATCCTGCGCCTGCCGGTCGGAACGCCCGGCCGCCGGCGCGCGCTGCTGGTCTATCACCTGCAGCTTCTGTTCAATATCGGCTGGTCCTTCGCCTTCTTCGGCGCCAACAGCCCGCTCGCGGGCATCGCGGTCATCTTGCCGCTGCTCGTCCTGATCGCGGCGACGATCGCAGCCTTCAGGCCGCTCGATCGGCTCGCCTCGAATCTGCTCTGGCCCTATCTCGCCTGGGTCGCCTTCGCGACGCTGCTAAACGCCTCGATCTGGTGGCTCAACCGATAG
- a CDS encoding response regulator, with translation MSRILVVDDEEPLRQLVARGLSLDGHSCLIASDGAEALDILDAEQGRFDLLLTDIRMPLMDGIALALAAKQQFPELTIMLMTGYAEQRERAKSLESIVAEVMAKPFTIAELRATVMKVIERSIG, from the coding sequence ATGTCGCGTATTCTGGTCGTCGATGACGAGGAGCCGCTGCGCCAGTTGGTCGCGCGGGGCTTGAGCCTCGACGGACATAGCTGCCTCATCGCCTCCGACGGGGCCGAGGCGCTCGACATCCTCGACGCCGAGCAGGGGCGGTTCGACCTGCTGCTGACCGATATCCGCATGCCCCTGATGGACGGCATCGCGCTGGCGCTCGCCGCCAAGCAGCAGTTCCCGGAGCTGACGATCATGCTGATGACCGGCTATGCCGAGCAGCGCGAGCGGGCGAAAAGCCTCGAGTCGATCGTCGCCGAGGTGATGGCCAAGCCCTTCACAATCGCGGAGCTGCGCGCGACCGTGATGAAGGTGATCGAGCGCTCGATCGGGTGA